The Vibrio tritonius genomic sequence CATTGCGGTTGTTTATCTTTGGAGCGTTGCGCACTTTATAACCCTAATGACACAAAAGGTGTATTCCATAGTGGGGCAGCATTGGTTAATGTTAAACATATCGATTAAGCCGACTACCTCACTGGCTTGAGTCGATTTAATCGGAAAGTCCCATCGATATATTAGGGTTGTCATTGCGCCGTCATAGGCTGTTTTTATTATCGTATTCACGATGCAGTGGATCAGGTCAGTTATGAAATTGAATTTTCTAAGCTTTGGGGAAAAGTTGATGCAGCGGAATGTAAACTACTCTCCGAGAGTATGTCGGCTTATTGTGGCGTTAAGTATTGTATCCGCTACACCTTCTTTTGCGGCAAGCAGTTCTACCCAAGCTATTGATACTTACCCTTATGAGGTTCAATGGTCTCAATGCCAGTACAAAATAGAGAAAGAGCAACAGCCTCAGTGTTTCACTAAGTTAGTTGAAGATCTACACCAATTGCATAATCAATATCCAGACAATGCAGATATTCAGGCGCTATGGGGAATTAACATTGCTTCTTTGGCTGGGGTGTCGGGATTATCTAAGGCGTTAAAGTTAATCAGGCAATCAAAAGAGGTGATAGAACAAGCGCTTGAAATGGACCCAGACGCGTTGAACGGTGCACCTTATGTCACTTTGGGGGCGATGTACTATCGTGCACCCGGTTGGCCTTTGAGCTTTGGTGATGATGAGCAAGCTAAGCTACTTTTAGAGAAGAGCGTTGAGCGTAATCCTAATAACAGTTCAACATTGTACTTTTATGCCGATTATCTTGCGTCCCAAGGGGAGAAGAAAAAGGCCGTTGAGATATTGCAACGTGCTTTAAGTTTGCCAATC encodes the following:
- a CDS encoding tetratricopeptide repeat protein, with protein sequence MQRNVNYSPRVCRLIVALSIVSATPSFAASSSTQAIDTYPYEVQWSQCQYKIEKEQQPQCFTKLVEDLHQLHNQYPDNADIQALWGINIASLAGVSGLSKALKLIRQSKEVIEQALEMDPDALNGAPYVTLGAMYYRAPGWPLSFGDDEQAKLLLEKSVERNPNNSSTLYFYADYLASQGEKKKAVEILQRALSLPINTKYKIGDIGRREDIKELLASLQ